The proteins below are encoded in one region of Citrobacter enshiensis:
- the era gene encoding GTPase Era, whose product MSEDKTYCGFIAIVGRPNVGKSTLLNNLLGQKISITSRKAQTTRHRIVGIHTEGAYQAIYVDTPGLHMEEKRAINRLMNKAASSSIGDVELIIFVVEGTRWTPDDEMVLNKLRDGKAPVILAINKVDNVQEKADLLPHLQFLASQMNFLDIVPMSAETGMNVDTVAGIVRKHLPEAIHHFPEDYITDRSQRFMASEIIREKLMRFLGAELPYSVTVEIERFITNERGGYDINGLILVEREGQKKMVIGNKGAKIKTIGIEARKDMQDMFEAPVHLELWVKVKSGWADDERALRSLGYGDDV is encoded by the coding sequence ATGAGCGAAGATAAAACCTATTGCGGATTTATTGCCATCGTTGGTCGTCCGAACGTAGGCAAATCCACCCTGTTGAATAATCTGCTTGGGCAGAAGATTTCAATTACTTCCCGTAAGGCGCAGACCACACGTCACCGTATTGTCGGTATTCATACCGAAGGGGCGTATCAGGCTATTTATGTTGATACCCCGGGTTTGCACATGGAAGAAAAACGCGCCATTAACCGCCTGATGAACAAAGCGGCGAGCAGCTCTATTGGCGACGTTGAACTGATCATTTTCGTTGTAGAAGGCACCCGCTGGACGCCAGACGATGAGATGGTTCTGAACAAACTGCGCGACGGTAAAGCACCGGTTATCCTGGCCATTAATAAAGTGGATAACGTACAGGAAAAAGCGGATTTACTGCCCCACCTGCAATTCCTGGCGAGCCAGATGAATTTCCTCGATATTGTGCCGATGTCTGCGGAAACCGGTATGAACGTGGATACGGTTGCGGGCATCGTGCGTAAACACCTGCCGGAGGCCATCCATCACTTCCCGGAAGATTACATCACCGATCGTTCCCAGCGCTTTATGGCTTCGGAAATCATCCGTGAAAAACTGATGCGTTTCCTGGGGGCTGAACTGCCGTACTCCGTTACCGTTGAGATTGAGCGTTTCATTACTAACGAACGCGGCGGCTACGACATCAATGGGCTGATCCTCGTTGAGCGTGAAGGGCAGAAGAAGATGGTCATTGGCAACAAAGGGGCCAAAATCAAAACCATCGGTATTGAAGCGCGTAAAGATATGCAGGACATGTTTGAAGCGCCAGTACACCTGGAACTGTGGGTGAAAGTGAAATCCGGCTGGGCTGACGACGAACGCGCGCTGCGCAGTCTCGGCTATGGCGATGACGTGTAA
- a CDS encoding CatB-related O-acetyltransferase gives MRVKLYKFTEAGNNSYTFRWTKRHYEYCMDNDIFLSHGNKKIYKERNLFLFSKGDKIKIEDNVIAEQYSTMPVRNFSSVGAFSFPTCHFSGNVTIGRFCSIASNVKIMGGNHPINRFTTHMVTYNGEFDKYAMNEFSGSWELKPFITKTNNPIIGNDVWIGNDVVLKGGVKIGDGAVVAANSVVTKDIPPYAIVAGIPAKIIRYRFASDVIEELLKIKWWNYNYVDLPDNNKCDDINYFVREMSDMISAGSIKEKIYKKFNLSEVFRTL, from the coding sequence ATGAGGGTTAAATTATATAAGTTTACTGAGGCTGGAAATAATAGCTATACGTTTCGCTGGACAAAAAGACATTATGAGTATTGCATGGATAATGATATATTTCTTAGCCATGGAAATAAAAAAATTTATAAGGAAAGGAATTTATTTCTTTTTTCAAAGGGCGATAAAATTAAAATTGAAGACAATGTTATCGCTGAGCAATACTCAACAATGCCGGTCAGGAACTTTTCCAGTGTTGGCGCGTTTTCATTTCCAACCTGTCATTTTTCAGGCAATGTAACTATTGGTAGGTTTTGCAGTATTGCATCAAATGTGAAGATTATGGGTGGCAATCATCCAATAAATCGCTTTACAACTCATATGGTTACTTATAATGGAGAGTTTGATAAGTATGCTATGAATGAGTTTAGTGGTTCATGGGAGTTGAAGCCGTTCATAACAAAAACCAACAACCCGATTATAGGTAATGATGTTTGGATTGGAAATGATGTCGTATTAAAAGGAGGGGTAAAGATTGGTGATGGGGCGGTTGTTGCGGCTAATTCAGTTGTGACTAAAGATATACCACCGTATGCCATTGTGGCAGGGATCCCTGCGAAAATCATCAGATACAGATTTGCATCTGATGTTATTGAGGAATTATTAAAAATAAAATGGTGGAACTATAATTACGTCGATTTACCTGACAATAATAAATGTGATGACATTAATTATTTTGTTAGGGAAATGAGTGATATGATTTCGGCTGGAAGCATAAAAGAAAAAATATATAAAAAATTTAATCTTTCAGAAGTATTCCGAACTCTTTGA
- the pdxJ gene encoding pyridoxine 5'-phosphate synthase, whose amino-acid sequence MAELLLGVNIDHIATLRNARGTAYPDPVQAAFIAEQAGADGITVHLREDRRHITDRDVRILRQTLDTRMNLEMAVTEEMLAIAVETKPHFCCLVPEKRQEVTTEGGLDVAGQRDKMRDACKRLADAGILVSLFIDADEEQIKAAAEVGAPYIEIHTGCYADAKTDAEQAQELARIANAATFAAGLGLKVNAGHGLTYHNVKAIAALPEMHELNIGHAIIGRAVMSGLKEAVAEMKRLMLEARG is encoded by the coding sequence ATGGCTGAATTACTGTTAGGCGTCAACATTGACCACATTGCTACTCTGCGTAATGCGCGTGGCACTGCATACCCGGACCCGGTACAGGCGGCATTTATCGCCGAACAGGCGGGGGCTGACGGTATTACCGTGCACCTGCGTGAAGATCGCCGCCATATCACCGATCGTGACGTGCGTATTCTGCGCCAAACGCTGGATACCCGCATGAACCTGGAGATGGCGGTGACGGAAGAGATGCTGGCGATTGCCGTTGAGACTAAGCCGCATTTTTGCTGTCTGGTACCGGAAAAACGCCAGGAAGTGACCACCGAGGGCGGTCTGGATGTGGCGGGTCAGCGTGACAAAATGCGTGATGCCTGTAAACGTCTGGCCGACGCAGGGATCCTCGTATCATTGTTCATTGATGCCGATGAAGAGCAGATCAAAGCCGCCGCAGAGGTTGGGGCGCCCTACATTGAAATTCATACTGGCTGCTATGCGGATGCAAAAACTGATGCTGAGCAGGCGCAGGAGCTGGCGCGTATCGCCAACGCGGCGACATTTGCGGCAGGTCTGGGGCTGAAAGTGAATGCGGGCCACGGCCTGACGTATCACAACGTGAAAGCCATCGCGGCGTTGCCGGAAATGCACGAGCTGAATATCGGGCATGCCATTATCGGACGCGCGGTGATGAGCGGCCTGAAAGAGGCGGTTGCTGAAATGAAACGTCTGATGCTGGAAGCGCGTGGCTAA
- the lepA gene encoding translation elongation factor 4 — protein sequence MKNIRNFSIIAHIDHGKSTLSDRIIQICGGLSDREMEAQVLDSMDLERERGITIKAQSVTLDFKASDGETYQLNFIDTPGHVDFSYEVSRSLAACEGALLVVDAGQGVEAQTLANCYTAMEMDLEVVPVLNKIDLPAADPERVAEEIEDIVGIDATDAVRCSAKTGVGVPDVLERLVRDIPPPEGDPEGPLQALIIDSWFDNYLGVVSLVRIKNGTMRKGDKIKVMSTGQVYNADRLGIFTPKQVDRTELKCGEVGWLVCAIKDILGAPVGDTLTQARNPAEKALPGFKKVKPQVYAGLFPVSSDDYENFRDALGKLSLNDASLFYEPESSTALGFGFRCGFLGLLHMEIIQERLEREYDLDLITTAPTVVYEVETTSKETIYVDSPSKLPPLNNIYELREPIAECHMLLPQAYLGNVITLCIEKRGVQTNMVYHGNQVALTYEIPMAEVVLDFFDRLKSTSRGYASLDYNFKRFQTSDMVRVDVLINNERVDALALITHRGNSQSRGRDLVEKMKELIPRQQFDIAIQAAIGTHIIARSTVKQLRKNVLAKCYGGDISRKKKLLQKQKEGKKRMKQIGNVELPQEAFLAILHVGKDSK from the coding sequence ATGAAGAACATACGTAACTTTTCAATCATAGCTCACATCGACCACGGTAAATCGACGCTGTCTGACCGTATTATCCAGATCTGCGGTGGCCTGTCTGACCGTGAAATGGAAGCGCAGGTTCTCGACTCGATGGATCTTGAGCGTGAGCGCGGTATTACGATCAAAGCGCAGAGCGTGACGCTCGATTTCAAAGCATCTGATGGTGAAACCTATCAGCTTAACTTTATCGACACCCCTGGCCACGTTGACTTCTCTTATGAAGTTTCCCGTTCACTGGCGGCTTGTGAAGGTGCATTGCTGGTGGTTGACGCCGGACAGGGCGTAGAAGCACAAACCCTGGCGAACTGCTATACCGCCATGGAAATGGATCTGGAAGTGGTTCCGGTCCTGAACAAAATTGACTTACCTGCCGCCGATCCTGAACGTGTGGCGGAAGAGATTGAAGACATTGTCGGTATCGACGCTACCGACGCTGTGCGCTGCTCCGCGAAGACCGGCGTTGGCGTACCGGACGTTCTGGAACGTCTGGTGCGTGATATTCCGCCGCCGGAAGGCGATCCGGAAGGCCCGCTGCAGGCGCTGATCATCGACTCCTGGTTCGATAACTACCTTGGCGTCGTCTCGCTGGTGCGTATTAAAAACGGTACCATGCGTAAAGGCGACAAAATTAAAGTGATGAGCACCGGGCAGGTCTACAACGCAGACCGTCTGGGCATCTTCACGCCGAAGCAGGTTGACCGTACTGAGCTGAAATGCGGCGAGGTAGGTTGGCTGGTTTGCGCGATTAAAGACATCCTCGGCGCACCGGTGGGCGATACGCTGACGCAGGCGCGTAACCCGGCGGAGAAAGCGCTGCCAGGCTTCAAAAAGGTTAAACCGCAGGTTTATGCGGGTCTGTTCCCGGTCAGTTCAGACGATTACGAAAACTTCCGCGATGCGCTCGGTAAACTGAGCCTGAACGACGCTTCTCTGTTCTACGAGCCGGAAAGCTCAACGGCGCTGGGCTTCGGCTTCCGCTGTGGCTTCCTGGGGCTGTTGCACATGGAGATCATTCAGGAACGTCTGGAACGTGAATACGATCTGGATCTGATCACCACCGCGCCTACTGTTGTTTACGAAGTCGAAACGACCAGCAAAGAAACTATCTATGTCGATAGCCCGTCCAAACTGCCGCCGCTGAACAACATCTATGAGTTGCGCGAGCCGATCGCGGAATGTCATATGTTGCTGCCGCAGGCTTACCTGGGCAACGTTATCACGCTGTGTATCGAGAAGCGTGGCGTACAGACCAATATGGTTTACCACGGTAACCAGGTGGCGCTGACCTACGAAATCCCGATGGCGGAAGTGGTGCTCGACTTCTTCGACCGTCTGAAGTCAACGTCTCGTGGCTACGCTTCGCTGGACTATAACTTCAAACGCTTCCAGACGTCGGACATGGTTCGTGTTGACGTGTTGATTAACAACGAGCGTGTTGATGCGCTGGCGCTGATTACCCATCGCGGCAACTCGCAAAGCCGTGGCCGTGATTTGGTTGAGAAGATGAAAGAGCTCATCCCGCGCCAGCAGTTTGATATTGCTATCCAGGCCGCGATTGGGACACACATTATTGCGCGCTCGACGGTGAAGCAGCTGCGTAAGAACGTGTTGGCGAAGTGCTATGGCGGTGATATCAGCCGTAAGAAAAAACTGCTGCAGAAGCAGAAAGAAGGTAAAAAACGAATGAAGCAGATCGGTAACGTAGAGCTGCCTCAGGAAGCGTTTCTCGCCATTCTGCATGTCGGTAAAGACAGCAAATAA
- the murQ gene encoding N-acetylmuramic acid 6-phosphate etherase, which translates to MNLGALVSESRNPQTMDLDALSTLELVHRFNQQDTLVALAVKETLPDVARAVDAAANALKAGGRIIYMGAGTSGRLGVLDASECPPTFGVPHGLVVGLIAGGPGALLKAVEGAEDSLQLGEDDLKALNLTTQDLVVGLAASGRTPYVIGGLTYANQTGCTTVAISCNPDSPIAREADIAISPVVGPEALTGSTRLKSGTAQKLVLNMISTGAMVKFGKVYQNLMVDMKATNVKLIDRACRMVVEATGITREEAQALLKQTDFEVKPAILMALSGLDAAAAREKLSAHQGFLRAALEN; encoded by the coding sequence ATGAATCTCGGCGCGTTAGTTTCAGAAAGCCGTAATCCACAGACTATGGACCTCGATGCTTTATCCACGCTCGAGCTGGTTCATCGTTTTAATCAACAGGATACGCTGGTAGCGCTTGCAGTAAAAGAAACTCTGCCGGACGTTGCGCGTGCAGTCGATGCCGCTGCAAATGCGTTAAAGGCAGGGGGACGCATTATTTACATGGGGGCTGGCACCAGTGGACGGCTGGGTGTGCTTGATGCTTCTGAATGCCCGCCAACCTTTGGCGTACCGCATGGACTGGTCGTGGGATTGATTGCGGGGGGACCCGGCGCGTTGTTGAAGGCGGTCGAAGGGGCCGAAGATAGTCTGCAGTTAGGAGAGGACGACTTAAAAGCACTCAATCTGACCACGCAGGATCTGGTGGTTGGACTGGCGGCATCAGGTCGCACGCCTTATGTGATTGGCGGATTGACCTATGCCAACCAGACAGGATGCACCACGGTCGCGATTTCCTGTAATCCTGACTCTCCGATCGCGCGTGAGGCGGACATTGCGATTTCGCCGGTGGTCGGCCCTGAGGCGCTGACGGGGTCAACGCGACTGAAATCAGGTACTGCGCAAAAGCTGGTGCTCAATATGATCTCCACTGGCGCAATGGTGAAATTCGGCAAGGTATACCAAAACCTGATGGTCGATATGAAGGCCACCAACGTCAAGCTGATCGACAGGGCGTGTCGCATGGTGGTGGAAGCGACAGGGATTACGCGAGAAGAAGCACAAGCGCTACTGAAACAAACTGATTTTGAGGTTAAACCGGCCATTCTGATGGCGCTCTCCGGACTGGACGCGGCAGCCGCCAGAGAAAAACTGTCGGCTCACCAGGGATTTTTACGGGCAGCATTGGAAAACTAA
- the yfhb gene encoding phosphatidylglycerophosphatase C, protein MTSHERRVVFFDLDGTLHQQDMFGSFLRYLLRRQPLNVLLVLPLLPIIAIALAIKGRAARWPMSLLLWGCTFGHSEARLKARQADFVRWFRDNVTAFPIVQERLTTYLLSSDADIWLITGSPQSLVEQVYFDTPWLPRVNLIASQIQRGYGGWVLPLRCLGHEKVAQLERQIGTPLRLYSGYSDSKQDNPLLYFCQHRWRVTPRGELQQLE, encoded by the coding sequence TTGACCAGCCACGAGCGTCGTGTCGTATTTTTTGATTTGGATGGTACGTTACACCAGCAGGATATGTTTGGCAGTTTCCTGCGTTATCTGTTGCGTCGCCAGCCGCTGAATGTGCTGCTCGTGCTGCCTTTACTGCCGATCATTGCGATTGCGTTGGCGATAAAAGGGCGGGCTGCTCGCTGGCCCATGAGTCTTCTGTTGTGGGGATGTACCTTCGGCCACAGCGAAGCGCGCCTGAAAGCGCGTCAGGCTGACTTTGTGCGTTGGTTTCGGGATAACGTCACCGCGTTTCCGATTGTGCAGGAACGTCTCACAACCTATTTGTTGAGTTCTGACGCCGATATCTGGCTTATCACCGGCTCTCCGCAGTCGCTGGTCGAGCAGGTCTATTTTGATACGCCATGGCTGCCGCGCGTTAACCTGATCGCCAGTCAGATCCAGCGAGGCTACGGTGGCTGGGTATTGCCCCTGCGTTGCCTGGGGCACGAAAAAGTCGCGCAACTTGAGCGGCAGATTGGCACGCCGCTACGTCTGTATAGTGGATACAGCGACAGCAAGCAGGACAACCCGTTACTCTACTTTTGTCAGCATCGCTGGCGCGTCACACCGCGCGGCGAGCTCCAGCAGCTGGAATAG
- a CDS encoding MurR/RpiR family transcriptional regulator, with the protein MNCLIRIRQRYPHLAQSDKKLADYLLSQPDNARYLSSQQLAAEVGISQSSVVKFAQKMGFKGFPALKLAISEALVSNPNPQSVPVHNLIRGDDPMRLVGEKLIKENVAAMHATLDVNSEEKLIESVTMLRRARRIVLTGIGASGLVAQNFAWKLMKIGFNAVVERDMHALLATVQALSSEDLLLAISYTGERRELNLAADETLLVGGKILAITGFTPNALQQRATHCLYTIAEEQATRSGAISSTHAQMMLTDVLFMALVQQDLEHAPERIRHSEALVKKLV; encoded by the coding sequence ATGAACTGTTTGATCCGTATTCGTCAGCGTTATCCCCATCTCGCACAAAGCGATAAGAAGCTTGCGGATTATCTTCTTTCGCAACCGGATAACGCGCGGTATCTCAGCTCGCAGCAACTTGCCGCCGAAGTGGGCATCAGTCAGTCCAGCGTGGTGAAATTCGCGCAAAAAATGGGGTTTAAAGGCTTTCCGGCACTCAAACTGGCGATCAGCGAAGCGCTGGTGAGTAATCCGAATCCTCAGTCTGTTCCCGTCCACAATCTGATCCGTGGCGATGATCCCATGCGCCTGGTTGGCGAAAAGCTGATTAAAGAAAATGTGGCGGCGATGCACGCTACGCTCGACGTCAACAGTGAAGAAAAGCTGATAGAGAGTGTGACGATGCTACGTCGCGCCCGCCGGATTGTCCTGACTGGGATTGGCGCGTCTGGCCTTGTTGCTCAAAACTTTGCCTGGAAGCTCATGAAGATAGGCTTTAATGCTGTCGTCGAGCGCGATATGCACGCCCTGCTGGCAACGGTTCAGGCGCTCTCTTCGGAGGATCTGCTGCTGGCTATCTCTTACACGGGTGAGCGCAGAGAGCTTAATCTGGCGGCAGATGAAACATTGTTGGTGGGAGGGAAAATCCTGGCCATCACCGGATTTACGCCTAACGCATTGCAGCAGCGCGCCACACATTGCCTGTATACCATTGCGGAGGAGCAGGCCACCCGTAGTGGGGCTATTTCTTCCACGCATGCTCAAATGATGCTCACCGATGTGCTTTTTATGGCGCTGGTTCAACAGGATTTGGAACACGCGCCGGAACGAATCAGACACAGCGAGGCGCTGGTAAAAAAACTGGTCTGA
- the acpS gene encoding holo-ACP synthase, translating into MAILGLGTDIVEIARIEAVISRSGDRLARRVLSDNEWAIWETHQQPVRFLAKRFAVKEAAAKAFGTGIRNGLAFNQFEVFNDELGKPRLRLWGEALKLAETLGVASMHVTLADERHYACATVIIES; encoded by the coding sequence ATGGCGATCCTGGGTTTGGGCACGGATATTGTAGAGATTGCCCGTATTGAGGCGGTTATCTCACGGTCGGGCGATCGTCTTGCAAGAAGAGTGCTCAGCGACAATGAGTGGGCCATTTGGGAAACGCACCAACAACCGGTGCGTTTTCTCGCCAAACGTTTCGCGGTAAAAGAGGCGGCGGCAAAAGCCTTCGGCACTGGAATTCGCAACGGTCTGGCGTTTAATCAGTTTGAAGTGTTTAACGATGAACTCGGCAAGCCGCGTTTGCGGTTGTGGGGGGAGGCGTTGAAGCTGGCGGAAACCCTCGGTGTGGCCAGTATGCACGTTACGCTGGCCGATGAACGACACTACGCCTGCGCCACGGTGATTATCGAGAGTTAA
- a CDS encoding YfhL family 4Fe-4S dicluster ferredoxin — protein MSLLITKRCINCDMCEPECPNEAISMGDAIYEINSDKCTECVGHYDTPTCQKVCPIPNTILKDPAHVETQEQLWDKFVLMHHADKL, from the coding sequence ATGTCTTTACTCATTACTAAACGCTGCATCAATTGCGATATGTGCGAACCTGAATGCCCAAACGAGGCTATTTCCATGGGCGATGCTATCTATGAGATTAACAGCGACAAATGTACCGAATGCGTTGGCCATTACGACACGCCAACCTGTCAGAAAGTATGCCCGATCCCGAATACAATTCTGAAAGATCCGGCACACGTCGAAACGCAGGAGCAGTTGTGGGATAAGTTTGTCCTGATGCACCACGCGGACAAACTCTAA
- the tadA gene encoding tRNA adenosine(34) deaminase TadA produces the protein MSEVEFSHEYWMRHALTLAKRAWDEREVPVGAVLVYNNRVIGEGWNRPIGHHDPTAHAEIMALRQGGLVLQNYRLLDTTLYVTLEPCVMCAGAMVHSRIGRVVFGARDAKTGAAGSLMDVLHHPGMNHRVEITEGILRDECATLLSDFFRMRRQEIKALRKLSATPE, from the coding sequence TTGTCTGAAGTCGAATTTAGCCACGAATACTGGATGCGTCATGCGTTGACGCTGGCGAAGCGCGCCTGGGACGAACGCGAAGTGCCGGTGGGTGCTGTATTGGTGTACAACAATCGCGTCATAGGCGAAGGGTGGAATCGGCCGATCGGTCATCACGATCCTACTGCGCATGCGGAAATTATGGCGTTGCGACAGGGGGGACTGGTGCTGCAAAACTACCGTTTGCTGGACACCACGCTGTACGTCACGCTGGAGCCTTGCGTAATGTGTGCGGGCGCGATGGTCCACAGTCGGATTGGTCGGGTGGTTTTTGGCGCGCGTGATGCAAAAACAGGCGCGGCAGGCTCGCTGATGGATGTCTTGCATCACCCTGGTATGAATCATCGGGTGGAAATCACCGAGGGCATCTTGCGTGATGAATGTGCGACGCTGCTGAGCGATTTTTTCCGCATGCGTCGTCAGGAAATCAAAGCGCTGAGAAAGTTATCGGCGACGCCTGAATAA
- the recO gene encoding DNA repair protein RecO has product MEGWQRAFVLHSRPWSETSLILDVFTEESGRVRLVAKGARSKRSNLKGALQPFTPLLLRFGGRGEVKTLRSAEAVSLALPLSGITLYSGLYINELVSRVLEYETRFSELFFDYLNCIQTLAGVTGTPEPALRRFELALLGHLGYGVDFTHCAGSGELVDDTMTYRYREEKGFIASVVIDNNTFTGRHLKALEAREFPDVDTLRAAKRFTRMALKPYLGGKPLKSRELFRQFMPKRAVKTNND; this is encoded by the coding sequence ATGGAAGGCTGGCAGCGCGCATTCGTATTGCACAGCCGTCCGTGGAGCGAAACCAGCCTGATACTGGACGTCTTCACGGAAGAGTCAGGTCGCGTGCGTCTGGTCGCCAAAGGCGCACGTTCCAAACGTTCTAATCTGAAAGGCGCTTTACAGCCTTTCACACCGCTCCTGCTTCGCTTTGGCGGTCGTGGTGAGGTGAAAACCTTACGCAGCGCAGAAGCCGTCTCCCTGGCGCTTCCTCTCAGCGGTATCACACTCTACAGCGGTCTCTACATCAACGAACTGGTTTCTCGTGTACTTGAGTACGAGACGCGCTTTTCTGAACTCTTTTTTGATTATCTGAACTGTATACAAACACTGGCAGGTGTCACGGGGACTCCCGAACCCGCTCTGCGTCGCTTTGAGCTCGCGTTGCTCGGTCACCTGGGCTATGGGGTGGACTTCACGCATTGTGCTGGCAGCGGTGAGCTGGTGGATGACACCATGACGTATCGCTATCGCGAAGAGAAAGGGTTCATCGCCAGCGTCGTGATTGATAACAACACCTTCACCGGACGACATCTGAAGGCGCTTGAGGCAAGAGAATTTCCTGATGTTGATACATTGCGCGCAGCGAAACGCTTTACCCGTATGGCGCTAAAGCCGTATCTTGGTGGTAAGCCGTTAAAAAGCCGGGAGCTCTTCCGGCAATTTATGCCAAAACGCGCAGTGAAAACGAATAACGATTAA
- the lepB gene encoding signal peptidase I, which produces MANMFALILVIATLVTGILWCVDKFIFAPKRRERQAAAQAAVNESLDKATLKKVAPKPGWLETGASVFPVLAIVLVVRSFIYEPFQIPSGSMMPTLLIGDFILVEKFAYGIKDPIYQKTLIETGHPKRGDIVVFKYPEDPRLDYIKRAVGLPGDKVSYDPVAKEVTIQPGCSSGQACENALAVTYSNVQPSDFVQTFARRNGGEASSGFFEVPLNETKDNGIRLTERKETLGEVTHRILTVPIAQDQVGMYYQQPGQQLATWIVPPGQYFMMGDNRDNSADSRYWGFVPEANLVGKATAIWMSFDKQEGEWPTGVRLSRIGGIH; this is translated from the coding sequence ATGGCGAATATGTTTGCCCTGATTCTGGTGATTGCCACACTGGTGACGGGCATTTTATGGTGCGTGGATAAATTTATCTTCGCGCCAAAACGTCGGGAGCGTCAGGCAGCGGCACAAGCCGCTGTCAATGAATCGCTGGACAAAGCCACGCTAAAAAAAGTGGCGCCTAAGCCAGGCTGGCTGGAAACCGGCGCGTCGGTGTTTCCGGTGCTGGCGATTGTGCTGGTTGTGCGTTCATTTATTTATGAACCTTTCCAGATCCCGTCAGGTTCGATGATGCCGACACTGTTAATCGGTGACTTTATTCTGGTGGAAAAATTCGCCTATGGAATTAAAGACCCGATTTATCAGAAAACCTTGATTGAAACCGGTCATCCAAAACGTGGCGATATCGTGGTCTTTAAATACCCGGAAGATCCGCGTCTGGATTACATCAAACGCGCTGTCGGTTTACCGGGTGATAAAGTCTCGTACGATCCGGTAGCGAAAGAAGTCACCATTCAGCCTGGGTGCAGCTCAGGTCAGGCATGTGAAAATGCGCTGGCGGTAACCTATTCCAATGTTCAGCCGAGCGATTTTGTGCAGACGTTTGCCCGTCGTAACGGAGGCGAAGCCAGCAGTGGATTCTTTGAAGTGCCGTTGAACGAAACCAAAGATAACGGTATTCGTCTGACTGAGCGCAAAGAGACGCTGGGTGAGGTAACACACCGGATTCTGACCGTGCCAATTGCACAGGATCAGGTCGGGATGTATTACCAGCAGCCGGGCCAGCAACTGGCAACCTGGATTGTACCGCCGGGACAATACTTCATGATGGGTGATAACCGTGATAACAGCGCGGACAGCCGTTACTGGGGATTTGTACCGGAAGCAAACCTGGTCGGTAAAGCAACGGCGATCTGGATGAGTTTTGATAAACAAGAAGGTGAATGGCCTACCGGCGTGCGTTTAAGCCGGATTGGTGGTATTCATTAA
- the rnc gene encoding ribonuclease III, whose product MNPIVINRLQRKLGYTFTHQELLQQALTHRSASSKHNERLEFLGDSILSFVIANALYHRFPRVDEGDMSRMRATLVRGNTLAELAREFDLGECLRLGPGELKSGGFRRESILADTVEALIGGVFLDSDIQTVEQLILNWYQSRLDEISPGDKQKDPKTRLQEYLQGRHLPLPSYLVVQVRGEAHDQEFTIHCQVSGLSEPVVGTGSSRRKAEQAAAEQALKKLELE is encoded by the coding sequence ATGAACCCCATCGTAATTAATCGGCTTCAACGGAAGCTGGGCTACACTTTTACTCATCAGGAGCTGTTGCAGCAGGCATTAACCCATCGTAGTGCCAGCAGCAAACATAACGAGCGTTTAGAGTTTTTAGGCGACTCTATTTTAAGCTTTGTCATCGCTAATGCGCTGTATCACCGTTTCCCGCGTGTGGACGAAGGGGATATGAGCCGTATGCGCGCCACGCTGGTGCGTGGTAACACACTCGCGGAATTAGCCCGCGAGTTTGATCTGGGTGAATGCTTGCGTTTGGGGCCGGGTGAATTGAAAAGCGGCGGCTTCCGTCGTGAATCTATTCTGGCCGATACCGTAGAAGCGTTAATTGGTGGCGTATTCCTCGACAGCGATATTCAGACCGTTGAGCAACTGATCCTTAACTGGTATCAAAGCCGTCTGGATGAAATTAGCCCAGGCGACAAACAAAAAGATCCGAAAACGCGCTTGCAGGAATATTTGCAAGGTCGTCATCTGCCGTTACCGTCTTATCTGGTGGTACAGGTGCGTGGCGAAGCGCATGATCAGGAATTTACTATCCACTGCCAGGTCAGCGGCCTGAGTGAACCGGTGGTAGGCACAGGTTCAAGCCGTCGTAAGGCTGAGCAGGCCGCCGCCGAACAGGCGTTGAAAAAACTGGAGTTGGAATGA